A stretch of Lathyrus oleraceus cultivar Zhongwan6 chromosome 6, CAAS_Psat_ZW6_1.0, whole genome shotgun sequence DNA encodes these proteins:
- the LOC127094377 gene encoding uncharacterized mitochondrial protein AtMg00820-like — protein sequence MLQDTEVDSKGEVIQCAILVGYEPVSTEEALKKRVWLKAMKEELEAIERNNTWKLAELPKDKKTINNKWVFKVKLKPNGSIRKHRARLMASDFLQKPGLDYLEVFSPIGRHETIRLFIVITANMNWLLNI from the coding sequence atgctgcaagataCTGAAGTAGACTCTAAAGGAGAAGTCATTCAGTGTGCCATATTAGTAGGCTATGAACCAGTGAGTACTGAGGAAGCACTCAAAAAGAGAGtgtggctgaaggccatgaaagaagaacttgaggctatagaaagaaacaacACTTGGAAGTTGGCCGAGCTTCCAAAGGACAAGAAAACCATCAACAACAAATGGGTTTTCAAGGTGAAACTGAAGCCAAATGGATCAATTAGAAAACACAGAGCAAGGTTAATGGCAAGTGAttttctacagaaacctgggttAGACTACCTTGAGGTTTTTTCTCCTATTGGGAGACATGAGACAATCAGATTATTCATTGTGATAACTGCTAACATGAATTGGCTTCTAAACATTTAG
- the LOC127093498 gene encoding dehydration-responsive element-binding protein 1B: MNKRKDGRKKFHETRHPIYKGVRQRNGKWVCELRHPNNKTRRVWLGTFSHPDMAAKAYDVAALAFRGEAACLNFPNSATSLPRLDSQTSSIRSIQFAAMKVGEKHFLLCEDSEPFSAETAENDSESLGCVCDINVCMEGDSGRLFWDEEEVFNMPGLINSMAEGLVMTPPALQRGFNWVGGETTMDLTLWKN, encoded by the coding sequence ATGAATAAAAGAAAAGATGGAAGGAAGAAGTTCCATGAGACACGACACCCAATATACAAAGGAGTGAGACAAAGAAACGGAAAATGGGTGTGTGAGTTACGACATCCTAACAACAAAACTCGTCGTGTTTGGCTTGGAACATTTTCTCACCCCGACATGGCAGCTAAAGCTTATGATGTTGCAGCTTTAGCTTTTAGAGGTGAAGCTGCTTGCTTAAATTTCCCTAACTCGGCTACTTCTTTGCCGCGTCTTGATTCACAAACTTCTTCGATTAGGTCGATTCAGTTTGCCGCGATGAAAGTGGGTGAAAAACATTTCTTGTTGTGCGAGGACTCTGAGCCATTCTCTGCTGAGACGGCTGAGAATGATTCAGAGTCGTTAGGTTGTGTTTGTGATATTAATGTTTGCATGGAGGGAGATTCTGGGAGGTTGTTTTGGGATGAGGAGGAGGTTTTCAATATGCCGGGTTTGATAAACAGTATGGCGGAAGGGTTGGTTATGACACCACCGGCGTTGCAGAGAGGGTTCAATTGGGTTGGTGGGGAAACTACCATGGACTTGACTCTATGGAAAAATTGA